The Halobacillus amylolyticus nucleotide sequence CAAAAAGAGGAGGCGCTTTTTTGTGTAAATATGCAATTAACCTTCTGTTTCGTGCAATCCCCTCCACAAGGCCTGATTGAACTTTTTCTGGGAGAAAATACAAGTATACGTGAGGTGTTATTGTGATAGAATGAGAACAAGTGTTCTTGATAAAGGAGGGGTTACTATGGATCATCGCAATCATGACCGTGGGACAATCAAATGGACATCATTGATGCTGCCGGAGCATGTGGAATTGATCAAAAAGCAATGGAAGGAGGATCAACGAGTCGAGAAAGGGATCATCGATGAGCAAAAGGCGGTGGAGATTGACTTTATTTTGCAGAGAGCGCTCCATGACGATTTAACGGTTAATGTCAAAGTCCATAATGGGTTTGATTATGAAAATATTCGTATGAAAATTACTTACATGAACAAGTTTGAACGTAAGGTCTTTGGCAAGGAGGAAGAGTCGAAGGAAACAACAAGTTGCAGGCTTGATGACATTGGTGATATTACCATCGTGTAGCCTTTATAAAAAGTTCACAAAATGTTCACTTAAAATAAGTGGCTTTTTAGAAGACGAATCTTGACGAACAAGCTATCTGGATAATATATTAATTAACACATGGGTTATACATGTATTTACTAGGACAAAGAAAGCGACCGGCTAGTCACCGGTCGCTTTCTTTGTCTTTTTATACATTTACTTCCACCTCAGGTCATCCAGAAAATTGGATGACCTGAGGTGGAATATATTAGGAGAACCAGTCGACGATGCCATCGAGCCAGGAGTCATCTTTGAGTTCTTCGTTGATTTCTTCCTCATCGCTTTTTTCGTTTTGTTCACATGTTTCGGTTGGAATGTTCTCCTCATCCATGTAAACGAGCCGTTCCTTTGGACAGCCTGGACCGGATAGTTTGCCCGTTTTAGGATTAATGTACACACCCTTAACTCCAGGTGTCGGGGTAAAGGCTGCGGCGGGCAGCGGTTGATGGATCGTTTCCATCGTGTCGGCCCACAAATGTTTGGCATATTGATGATCTTTTGTTTTTGTAATCGCACGGTTGTCGTCATAGCCTGTCCAAACCCCCATGATATACTGCGGGCTGAAGCCGATCATCCAGCTGTCAGAATCTGTTGTTCCTGACTTACCGCCATACATACGGGTCAATTGGTCAGCAATACTCGCCCCTGTCACACTCATGTAACCATTAAGTGCTGTATCGAACATACCTGTCATCATAT carries:
- a CDS encoding YolD-like family protein, whose product is MDHRNHDRGTIKWTSLMLPEHVELIKKQWKEDQRVEKGIIDEQKAVEIDFILQRALHDDLTVNVKVHNGFDYENIRMKITYMNKFERKVFGKEEESKETTSCRLDDIGDITIV